In Clarias gariepinus isolate MV-2021 ecotype Netherlands chromosome 21, CGAR_prim_01v2, whole genome shotgun sequence, the sequence cattgatttggcaaatgtttttacgTCAGATGATCTTCCTGACACATCCCTCAGAAGATTCCTatattagcttaaaaagtcctagctgggaatCTTAGAAtgaaagtgatttaggaaacttctcagaggaACTccgagtaaggaaagtacaaaaacctttatcttattGAGGAGGTGTCGTTAACCCCATTGCTAGGGATAACGCAGCAATTCAAGaactgtgattggttaataaaaaagctgtaaaggtcttaaaatgcgctctttgtgaaaatagaatatatgataatagaacagacagtgaaatcataatgatggtatataaagaaattgtataatcatgaatgCAGGCGACTTCATGCAAAGTTTGTTATAAGCCAAATAtcttaaaagtaaattaaaacagccaaatgttgaaaatgttaaaatacttttgaagcaaccaatttccacaaagttgttactatatttaagttcttacgtttatttaccatactgattttattacttgtaatccatttcagattgatgggagcaaaatgacTCAGCTTTTTCCAATTTACATGACtgcaggacagtctatttaagttgAACTTTTGGATGGTATCTAGCCAACAATCCTAAAGAGGTGAAAGGAAGTTAAAGAACAAGAAAACCGAATTAGACATAAGAGCATAGTTTACTTTTATGTGTTTGGAgattatttcttctttccgccaTTTTGTCCTATGCTATAGAAACttttaagcctcttaaaagtccttcTCGCTACTCCTAATAATTTTTACCTTTAAAGCTGTATTCAGGTCTAAGATGTATTGCgaataatttttatctttactaagatttgttcctaaatttaaggggaaactctaagaaaatgtcagaaTTCTAATGtcagaattttcttagaatttcatcactaagagcaacttttaggcataagaagctttgtgaataagGGTCCCTGGTTATTAGTTGAATTTTAGGGTCCATGTGAACACACGCAATGATCATAGAAAACTGAAACCTTTTACATTGATTAATTCGGTCAAGATCACTCATTTGTTCAATTTCCActtatttcaaataaataaaaatcagagcACATGGtttctaataaaagtaaaaaaaaaaaaataggtaaaaagctaattacacaaatatattatAGCCATTTAAGCTTGAACACCAAAAACCTGttgtattattaatactaaCTAATGAAAATGGGGGAAAATATTTGCCCAAACCTACGTCTTATTAGAGGATTTCCACTCCTCAAAAAGGTTTTTGGCCATCTCAGTGCAGTTTGGTCTGTTCAGGGAGCAGGCTGTTTCCAGCAAATCTGATCTCAGACTCAGTTTAGACACTGATGTCTCTTCTCCCCATGACTGGCTGTCCATCAGGTTGCCAAAATGATCAAAAATGTAGgtctgaaagaaaataaataaataaactgtcatTGGTGAATTTATTTCCATTTGCACCAGAATTTAGATGAGCTTTAATTCTTTTAATGCAACTACTCAGTAAACCACAACTAGATGTTGTAATGTGAACTGCAAGAAAACCAACCGTTAGCCTGGACACTAGATTTAAATCGGATCTTTTCTCGATCAGCCTGTAAATGAAGCGGAGCTGCGCCAGGGCTTCAGTCAGCGGCGCGGTTTCTGTTTCATCCTTTAAATACTCCAAGAGATTTAACACTTGCCTGAAGGACACCTTCCCCAACCTGAACAAACATACATGCATCATGAAACATATTGTCCAACAACCCTTAATGGAACTCTCTCTTCACCTTTGgaaacttttaaatattatgttCAAAAGGCAAACTACTTAATTATGTAATTCATCTACAGTTACATCTTGGATTAAGAGCATAGATTGTTTCGAAAGCATATTCTAATCTAAAGTACTTAtgtatcaaagcaaatttccccataaatctgataattcgttccacaaccaaaaaatagagaagaaggaggaggaggggggctactgtgtaggactaTTTACTCCCGAACTACTACAagctttttaacctttttcttcaTGGAGgctgttgttgcagtacagaTACTAaggaacagtcactacacttggacactaaaaaaaaaaaaaaaaaatgctttgcacatacacacacgtgatctcaatgttataataaatagtacacgcgtgcatggatgttgactatatgggTGACACACGCACgaagactgagcatgggagatgacCCCATCACAATCCtgcagagcgagagagagaagaaacatTGGCTcatttgtgatcatgtgacgctcggcagatAAAGAGTATAAGTACTACAGTACTCATATTTCAAGACCTCGCTTGTTCATcaagtttaaatttattcaaaactcttgcagaccaagttacttgcaatacaaggttccactgtatatgaccttatttaaaatctttaagtaaatattaataaataaataaaatgcaaactaCCTTGACAGAGCAAAGACATTATTGATGAGAGATGCTCGGTCCTCTGGTGAAAGAATATTCACGCTTTCATTTAAGGCCTGGCTCAGTAGACTCCAGCCTTCATCTTCATAGTTCACTATATAGAATCCATCACCCCGGTAGTTAAACTTCAGCCACTTCACACTGCCTGTAATGTTAAAggtggctgaaaaaaaaattgagcaacgtattaaaaaaaaaaggtaaaaaaaatacaaaatacttcTTCTGTGACATGAGTTCTGTGGTTTTCTTCACATGCTATGAATTAGGTTTTCCATAATGGTCAAGTTCAAATGATCAAATTGGACCAAGACAGATTTCTACAATGACGAGCGTAAAACCAGTTATTTACCTGTTTTGTCCTTAAAGTAAAACACTTGCTTGCAGGAGATGGAGTTGCTACAAGTGTCATTGATGTATGTCAGTGGGATGTGCCACAGGTTACTGGAGAAAGAAGGAGAATTCCACATCTGAGTGAAACTCAGCAGATATTTGGCTTTTTTAGATTagaacacacatacacctcaGTTATGGGAACAAAGACTGCTCTTAATTTCAACACCTTATACAATGAGTGATATTTAGGAACCTTTTGTATCCCTCAACTAAATACTTATACTATAGTTATCATATATTAATGTATGCATAtcttctatataaaaaaaaagaaaagttttgtctGGACATTAGTCAGAATTTACTCCTTCAATAACATTGAACTTGACAATAGCATGTCTCAGAAAattgtctgcatgtctgtctagCCAGATTCCGTTACAGTATAACGTAAAactggctgaacagaattttttataaattgaatAAATCTTTGCCAGTCTTTTGGTATTTGCATGGAGGGTTCCCTAACCCCGCATCATGCAGTAAATTCATTCAAAATGTTATGTAGAAGGAAGGTTTGAGCAGTTTAATACCCTAAGCTGTGCTGATCAGCATATTTTTAGCTTTCGCCTTATAACTATTTTATATCCCAGAGgatttggggggggggatttaATGTAGGGGGGTTAATGTAACCTtgttatgtgctggatttaataatttactttaaaataagctacttgctcagtgtaaataaacactgcaccaatagatattaactaaaaaatctaaactgaatTACTTGATATTTTCACTGCTGAAATTTgtgaattttaacatgctggagtcatttaaaaacaaaaaatttaaccttttccgatctacttttttatttgtcatctgtgattcactctctgattatcAACCAGTGAGTATATTTGGCTGAAGATGGAAGAACTACAATTTACACTAACAAACTAACTAAACAAACGTGCAGACAGATAGGCAAAAATGTATGTGGGAACCACCCTgaaaaaataatatcactgattatattatagctgattagcttatttttggcttttactatttctacaaactctgttCCCATCAACAAAGGGTACTTTAAAGTGAAGAGAAAAAATGGTGCTTTAAAGATTTAATCCTGACTGCAGCATAGGAGCACTGTAGACATTTTGAGAGCTGATATCTGATTACAGAatgaataattatatttatatcaatGTCTCTACAGGATGTAGCTATTAAAAAGCTTGACCAAAATGTGAATTAAGGTGTAAGTAACTAAAGTGTCCAGGGGAGACTGGATCTGGGGGGTAGGTAAATCAGCTGTTCAAcaaagaaatttttttataaaagttcaTACACAATCCATAATAAAATCTATtgaaatacaaatttaaaatctttgagAGATATTTAAATGTTGTATTTATATAGAGAACTGCAcaattaattacataaaaatttaaattcataATATTGACCAGTGCAATGTTCTCGCAAAGAGCTGTAATTTATGACAGGTAATATATACATAGTCAGGAATTTATGTACGGTTggtcaattttatatatatattttaaataactttcaaAGAGTCTAATAATTTTTGGCGAACATCCCTTTAAAAGCATCACTATGCCATTATCTACTGTTAGCCTCAAGAAATATGGTTGAgtttaaatttcaatatttGTCCAAATAATCACaacatgattttcttttcaccATTATTTGCTTGCCCATCTACAGAAGAAGTTGGCCAAGCAGAGGGCAGCATGCTCACCACAACATTTAGCTCCAGAGTTATTCAGTCAAAACTGGAAGTGCAACAAGCTCTAAGGCCTTGTTttcacgggcgttaaaatcgagttTTTCATGCGTTCTTAGCGCCGGTGAGCGcagatcaagcggcgagtgttttctacaagtaggagtcaatgagagtgttcacacgggctttggtgacgtgcgtttgtctggctgcgcgtttatacggcattaaaaaaacgttgcatgcagctttttcttggcgttcccAATGAACGCAAGAAAACCGTTTCTAGTTCGTTTtttcgcgttcattttacgctttggaggaccggatatatcccatgatcctacatgctatacatagggaaacgCAGaacagggcaaaataaaaaaaattaattgttgaaaaaattaCGCAGAAAtgttcgcatttcttcataaaccacaaaaaaaaacttcctttaatccgatgTTGTGCAGTGagagagtgaacccagtagcggtgggctttcatatccagttcccgacactgcccccacaggtaaacacacaaactacaatttgggctgcaggctgatgttagacagagacaaacgaacgccggtgtagaagtcaatcaagcgccactacaacaTAAACATCTAGGATGTTCAGAGCAAGTACGTTTAACCAAAAACAAGCCCTAATTCAGGCATTcaggaattaaataaatatggcGTACAGATATGCAAATTATATTGCAAACCTTAGGAAAAGTAAAGAAAGATTTTGATCAGGAACCATATCCAGATTTGAGCAGGAAGTTGGCAGTGATCACTTAAGTCTGCAGGGTTACTGAAGACTGTGCAAACTTCACCATAGGCCAAAAACACATATTATACCTTTGTTCCTTGATGCTGCTAGCATTTGGGAGAAAATGGTCTTGTGTTACTTTGACTTGGTTTCCTTTTCTGTTCACGGTAACCAGAGGAAAACCTTTCTGTACAGTCCAGGTGTTCATCATCTGTCCCACATCAAGGGACGGCTTCGTGACCTGAAACAGCAGTGACAATTGGATAAATGTGGCAGAATTGATATTCAAAAAATTCTTTACGGATGAAGAAGGTTGTACCTGTGAAAGGGACATCCATAGATTCTCCATCTCAGTGTTGCTGCCATTGTACTTTTTCAGGTATTCAATAATTCCTTTTCTGAACACCTCTTCACCAAGTGTTGCATTCAGCATGAGTAAAAGAGAGGCACCCTAAGTGAGAACATAAGAAAATGTAAGGATGTAAGgttagtttttagtttgttgCCTAAAAGTACACAAGAAAGTAATGTGCTCAGATTATGTAACCTTTTCATAGGACACGGAGTCAAACATCTCTTCCACTTCCTCTGGAGCCTTTACTTTAGCGGATACAGGGTGGGACGAGTTCATCGCATCTTTGGCCTGGGCTTCAAAACGTACACTCAAAAACTCATTTTCCTGAAAAGGCGTGAGgtaagacaaaataaaacaaacaaaaaaattaaattcagaAAGCAACATTAGAGTAGCATAACTCTCACAAAGCAatcaataaagtaataataccAGATACTAAAAATGCTGAATTATTTGGAAAAAGGTTCAAATTTTCCTAAAAGGTTGTTTTTGCACCCacatttattacttaattaccAAGTTTTCTTACTTCAGAATGCTTCTCATTTATTCTCACATGTAAATTAGACTAACAAACACTTACAATGTCAAGATTAGGTAGAACCTTCTCAATGGACAAGTACTGCATGTATGTGGCAAATCCTTCATTCAGCCAGAGATCATTCCACCAGCGCATAGTGACCAGGTTCCCGAACCACTTaaacagagaggaaaaaatttGCATTCTTTTTTGCATTCTCCCATTATACACACCCACACCGTTACCAATCATTcaaataacacactgtgtgAGGGGATGGGAGATTTACAGCATGAATGTGCAGCTGATAAATCTGCAGCGATTTATGTTTGAGACAACCGAGGCTGTCCAGAGGCAGAAAAAGTCTTACGCAGTATTAGTATAGTGGGACTTGGCTTCTAAAGCAaactaggcaaaaaaaaaaaaaaaaaaaaaaaaaaatatatatatatatatatatatatatatatatatatagttttaacaTGTTACATAACAGGCACTGAACCACCTATGTTGACAGATCAACAAAGAGATCTAGCCACCAGTGTGTTGGGCCTCTGGTCAAGTTCTTCTTCTGGAAATAAGTACTATCTGCCAGAAGGAATTTGTGACTTGGGATTATGCAGGAAAATGTTGTACTTTTTTTGGTAAATGTTTTGTGTACCTGATGTGCAAGCTCATGGGCAATGACGGATGACACTAGTTGTTTATCCATGGGGGATGAATGATTACCCACGAGCAGTGCTGTTTCACGGAATGTAATGAGACCCCAGTTCTCCATTGCACCAGCAACGAAGTCCGGAATTCCCACCAAGTCTGTTCATAAAAAGAGAGACATTTTAGTAAATTtgcggggggaaaaaatctaatcaCCACAAACTGAAGGTTGGTGATAAACTCTCAACCAAACACAGAAGCCAACTATTTCCATTTGCTCAGTTGTCTGTCTCACCTAATTTGGGCAATGGATACTTGATCTCAAAGAAGCTATTGTAAAACTGCAGCAGCTTGGAAGCTGTTTCCAGCGCATAATAAACTTGGTCATTTTTATCTGGAACTGCGTATACAGATACCTGTAGAAAATGTGATACAGATGAGTCCATCTAATTAGTTTAGGAATTTGCAAACTGgattaaagaaaaacacataagCACACACAAGCAACTAGATGTCTCTGTATGAGCAAGAAAAAGGTCTCTTAGCATGCATATTTTATGcataacaatatataaaaaagtgtaaCATACATACCAGGGTGTTAGAGACATTTGTACTGACTTTGGTGAAGTTAGCCACAATAAATGCAACAAGGTAGGTGCTCATACTGACACTCTTCTCAAATTCATCCTCAAAAAGCCCATCAGGCAATTTAGTAGTTTTGGCCTAGAAATAAGGAAAAACAAATCAGTAATGAGAGATTAAATCTGTAAACATCACATCATATCAAATATATCTCTTGTTGAGGACAAAGTATAGGAATAGCTGACATTTTCATCACTACGCTAAAATCAAGACCTTCGCAGGAACCAGAGTTAGGCCATCAATAACCTCAATGTGTTGCTGTAAATATACTGGTTCCACACTTACAAATGCAGAAGGGTAAACAGAAGAGATGAGGtgaagagtagagaggaggtgATTCAGTTAAGTATTATGATTCTTTGGTATGGCAATTTATGTATCGCCACACAATCTTCTTCAATTAATTTTTCATCAATACATGATATGTGTGCCTTCACGATGGTGAAATGTTGCTATTCCTCTATAATACAACAGGTGGTGCTCTCTCATCTGTTCACAAATTAGCAGGATTCTGTGTATTacaattatttgccaagtttagagagagagagagagagagagagagagagagataggtgCTGCTTGGGGGAAAAAtagcatttttgttaaattaaaatttaagctaaatattatacttttgtatttaaacttattttgtattgtttaaatgcataatttacattctttttccccctccaCCGTTTCTGTATCCTGCTGCTATACCACAATAATTTCCCTTACAGAATCAATAAAAGTATCTATCCATCTGTCTATAAAGATTTAGCATcataataaaactgttttttacccccatagacagacagacagacagacagacagacagacagacacacacacacgttcaaaATTTACTACCCCCTCTTTAtgcttttatgtgtttttgtgtaacaacataaaaatcatctgatcatagccgGTCTttgtattaggcaaatacaacctcagataaGCTGCATATAACCCttttcaccatgccattatttgtgcaaaaaaatttaataataatgaaaaaataaaaaaaaaacatgaaataataagTCCCCCTTACTGCTTCAAAAGGATTCAAGAGAGTAAGTTGCAGctaggtgctgctaatcattagCCCTGAATTACCTGATCAACAGCAGGTGTACAGACCACTATAAACGATTTCCAAACAGTTTGTAGTTATATGTTCTACAATGAGATTATTCAGAAGTGGAATGCATgcaagacagttgccaatcttcccaggagtggacatCCCAGCACATCCACCCCAAGGTCAGACAGTGCAATGCTCAAgagaaatacaaataataaataaaaacctgagttacatctcagaccctacaggcctcactgtgCATGTTAAGTCATAAGGGAAATGCTTACTTCagtttattgctgctaaaggtggatcaTGGGGGTTACTTAGTATTGcttatatgtttttttccttttctttttggtttaattttcaTTAAAGGCACGATTGATTTGATAATGGCACGGTGAAACACAAACCAAACACAGACATcaataaaatactgtactggcatctctttttttgcacatatgaaaaaatgaaaaaaaaattattggagTCATTACCAAAGGCATGTTAGAAAGGCTGATGTACTCCGCTTCTCGCTTTATCTTAATTAGAAATCTGGCCTTAAAAGCAGGCTCATCAAAACAAGGAAAAGCCTTGCGGGCAGCCAGGGGTTCAAACTGAGTAGCAGCCAAAACTCTGACAAAAGAGCAAGTAAGAAATAAACAAGTCACTCCAACAGGGACTacaaataatgatgatgatgatgg encodes:
- the lnpep gene encoding leucyl-cystinyl aminopeptidase, which codes for MDPFESDRAPLPRNMIENSMFEEEPDVVDLAKDSPAYPIDSDEVAYEPRSSRLLVRGLGENELEEDEEDYESSARLLGMSFMNRSSNQRSAASSYSRQQSSGSCSMPSGKTMVVGVLLLVIIASMAMVIYFLPKCTFSKEGCQKSSPPLEIIYPIAKSGEVFPWADLRLPASVRPVDYEVSIYPNLSIMTFQGKVAITLVVLQETQKVVLHSSDMQMQDVTFQGKAVKILEYKPWQQIAFKPAEDLKKGQTYMLNISYSANLSNSYDGFYNSSYTDTSGKRRVLAATQFEPLAARKAFPCFDEPAFKARFLIKIKREAEYISLSNMPLAKTTKLPDGLFEDEFEKSVSMSTYLVAFIVANFTKVSTNVSNTLVSVYAVPDKNDQVYYALETASKLLQFYNSFFEIKYPLPKLDLVGIPDFVAGAMENWGLITFRETALLVGNHSSPMDKQLVSSVIAHELAHQWFGNLVTMRWWNDLWLNEGFATYMQYLSIEKVLPNLDIENEFLSVRFEAQAKDAMNSSHPVSAKVKAPEEVEEMFDSVSYEKGASLLLMLNATLGEEVFRKGIIEYLKKYNGSNTEMENLWMSLSQVTKPSLDVGQMMNTWTVQKGFPLVTVNRKGNQVKVTQDHFLPNASSIKEQSNLWHIPLTYINDTCSNSISCKQVFYFKDKTATFNITGSVKWLKFNYRGDGFYIVNYEDEGWSLLSQALNESVNILSPEDRASLINNVFALSRLGKVSFRQVLNLLEYLKDETETAPLTEALAQLRFIYRLIEKRSDLNLVSRLTTYIFDHFGNLMDSQSWGEETSVSKLSLRSDLLETACSLNRPNCTEMAKNLFEEWKSSNKTIPGDLLRAVLSVGAQTEEGWNALHDSYISSIYDSEKRKILEALASTQDMRKIAWILKAALAGSPIQTPELPLVINRVSRHFTGYLYAWDFVKENWDELTQKFPLGSFPLQNIIMSVTGQFSTQTHLEEVQRFFSSLKERGSQMRSVQEAIENIQLNIFWVKKNLDTLKEWL